The following are from one region of the Treponema denticola genome:
- a CDS encoding GldG family protein, with translation MKKEYKFQFLLFVLMLILISLVSSKIYFRLDTTKEKNYTLSNYTKELLTNLESSVKVTWFKSSNVDSFFPSLKYLNDMLSEYKLYSKGNFDVVIKDTASLSSDAISKIGLIPREIEAQDNSVKIIHKLYSGLMIEYMGQTRIIPFIDDIDTVEYDLARFILSMRSDALGNTQASTVFLIADPALLETDHSYVIPWLEYAGFNVLPLELPVSNIPAEFPLLVIGSDYIDYSSAAAIDMFLQKEGRAVFFVSGNKVDVKGSWKAKPKVKDFLLDVLSHHGFYINADMALDLINNFRITMAQVDNKGTKLINYPFWIQFPLSGINRDHPIFAAYRPLISFWPSSIDLDLNKNTELVPYVLTGQNSLTVFDSYSTDPLENHFKKFEDASFKPSVIAAGQTKPSRILVISDEYMISRAIDYTGSTYNMDFMVNCVEYISLKDNLLLLKNKKHSPPPFKQFEDREKMTSLVFRARLISIILLPLSVFILGLYMFIKQRRSR, from the coding sequence ATGAAAAAAGAATATAAGTTTCAATTTTTGCTTTTTGTTTTGATGCTTATTTTAATTTCTCTTGTTTCTTCAAAAATATATTTTAGACTTGATACTACAAAAGAAAAAAATTACACCCTGTCAAATTATACAAAAGAATTATTGACGAATCTTGAAAGCTCCGTAAAGGTAACTTGGTTTAAAAGTTCAAATGTAGATAGTTTTTTTCCTTCATTAAAATATTTAAACGATATGCTTTCGGAATATAAATTATATTCCAAGGGAAATTTTGATGTTGTAATAAAAGATACTGCAAGCCTTTCATCGGATGCTATAAGCAAGATAGGGCTGATTCCCCGTGAAATAGAAGCTCAAGACAATTCTGTAAAGATAATCCATAAGCTGTACTCCGGTCTTATGATAGAATATATGGGGCAAACAAGAATTATACCCTTTATTGATGATATTGATACCGTAGAGTATGACCTTGCAAGATTTATTTTAAGTATGAGGTCTGATGCTTTAGGGAATACCCAAGCAAGTACTGTTTTTCTTATTGCGGATCCTGCCTTGCTTGAAACAGATCATTCTTATGTCATTCCTTGGCTTGAATATGCAGGTTTTAATGTTTTACCTTTGGAATTGCCTGTCAGCAATATACCTGCTGAATTCCCTCTTTTGGTTATAGGTTCGGATTATATCGATTATTCTTCCGCTGCTGCGATAGATATGTTTTTACAAAAAGAGGGCAGGGCTGTTTTTTTTGTTTCAGGGAATAAGGTCGATGTAAAAGGTTCTTGGAAAGCGAAGCCTAAGGTAAAAGATTTTTTATTGGATGTGCTTTCTCATCACGGCTTTTATATAAATGCCGATATGGCCTTGGATTTAATAAATAACTTCCGCATTACGATGGCTCAAGTTGATAATAAAGGTACAAAACTAATTAATTATCCTTTTTGGATTCAGTTTCCTCTAAGCGGTATTAACCGGGACCATCCGATATTTGCAGCTTACCGGCCTTTGATTTCTTTTTGGCCTTCTTCAATCGATTTGGATTTAAATAAAAACACCGAGCTTGTTCCCTATGTACTTACAGGTCAAAACTCCTTGACGGTTTTCGATTCTTACAGCACCGATCCTCTTGAAAATCATTTTAAAAAATTTGAAGATGCATCTTTTAAGCCTTCGGTAATTGCTGCAGGACAAACAAAGCCTTCCCGTATCTTGGTTATAAGCGATGAGTATATGATAAGCAGGGCAATCGATTACACCGGCTCCACATACAATATGGATTTTATGGTAAACTGTGTAGAATATATTTCTTTAAAAGATAATCTTCTTTTGTTAAAAAATAAAAAACATTCTCCTCCTCCATTTAAGCAATTTGAAGATAGAGAAAAAATGACAAGCCTTGTATTTAGGGCAAGA
- a CDS encoding ABC transporter permease has translation MNLEKTNKNLIFFIAKKEFRMMYKSSSFYAASLFFLAGAAIAFIGSDSWFNAGLSDLKNFFLNIPLLFCVVIPMLTMSSWSDEKKQFTDKFLFSLPVSIRYIVLGKYLSLILIWSIMLMLSLVIPLSVFSLAYFDSGSFFVSYFSIFLFGAGIISISLGLSAVSGKPEINFLLSFLTVLFFTIIYPLTKNLNLPVLPNKIIAYLSFSSHFESAARGLFDSRDLIFYLILVVLGIELDVFILTQQRNVR, from the coding sequence ATGAATTTAGAAAAAACGAATAAAAATCTTATTTTTTTTATTGCAAAAAAAGAATTTAGGATGATGTATAAAAGTTCGTCTTTTTATGCTGCCTCTCTTTTTTTTCTGGCCGGTGCGGCTATTGCCTTTATCGGTTCCGATTCGTGGTTTAATGCAGGTTTGTCTGACCTAAAAAACTTTTTTTTAAATATACCTCTTTTATTTTGTGTTGTAATTCCGATGCTGACGATGAGTTCGTGGAGTGATGAAAAAAAACAATTTACCGATAAGTTTTTGTTTTCTCTGCCTGTTTCTATCCGATATATCGTGCTGGGAAAATATTTAAGCCTTATTTTAATATGGTCCATTATGCTCATGCTAAGCTTGGTAATACCGCTTTCAGTTTTTTCGTTAGCTTATTTCGATTCCGGCTCTTTTTTTGTTTCTTACTTTTCTATTTTTTTATTCGGTGCGGGTATTATTTCGATTTCTCTTGGACTTTCGGCAGTAAGCGGTAAACCTGAAATTAATTTTTTGCTTTCGTTTTTGACGGTTTTATTTTTTACAATTATTTATCCTTTGACAAAAAATTTAAATCTTCCGGTATTGCCGAATAAGATTATCGCTTATCTTTCTTTTAGTTCTCATTTTGAATCGGCTGCGCGAGGGCTTTTTGATTCCCGCGACCTTATCTTCTATTTAATTTTAGTTGTCTTAGGAATTGAATTGGATGTTTTTATTTTAACACAACAAAGGAATGTAAGATGA
- a CDS encoding SpoIIE family protein phosphatase, which yields MINGKKHMKKILIIFLMFLFFVSFLSAKEFYWENPSVISGRNGYFLKSASNAKISASVWEEAVRSSDTEGLIYISTGVYVNNKWTINERIIPPIPYTADIPSIASIAVGNDDSILIALVKNRNTITILKSTDYGKTYTVKNISTEIYDLLSPQLSVASNGKYLMFVSHGADEKFSIFYSLSEDGLNWPAFSEFNFAKKMDRIFLPAHTASAKNDVLVFQALDKSGDRRTYQLFSSFSSDGCSSWSEPVRITDDFDSNNQRPNLLYINSQKSVFIVWEQSSYRSEKNSPAYAVLDSKGKLASSIEILPSGNGTIFSPRIIAYNNKPLIAWSETYDGKSSILIARKEDANWKTDSVASITGPLLFVNPFFVNGNLHIVWQEGVRSAKIMHAEPDHEVAKAQLQPLDFDSKTSEGRQKITMKIKFPNDSSGIAGYSYEWSKDVPPKSVEPVIKKLQDETVLVYEPEEDGLWYLGVRVCDYAGNWSEMTTVSYERDIVPPAAPIFDLLALDKKGFVTSNTFDIQWSPPDLDIDGKPETAINGYIWNLSYLGTVDKFLLYLKKIDTDFIDDDVVQKVLSDNLNLELNTSKISSVSNKREFKNYENGLYALTVSAVDAFGNIGAPAVKYFALNKYIPYTYVADVNAMQALDGSISLSLVGKGFAAGGEVTSIYVDADGLPPYDMTIEKKDFSVLSDKLISNIKINYLDPGKYYVGLMHSARGVYFAQKNISFDDIGNIKLGDYGKVYKYNWLLSAMDYDFSDYFLIICFTVFILLIMTLSITGVIYSVKEAIKIKYEVTVLLRGGAMSFGKEKKLSALKVRGGGLRLKFMMFTTTLIISVILTLALPLGFRFSETQERLLAEGLASNTQVLLESLSSGAKAYLPSKNVLELGFLPSQVSALKEATSATITGVHIDNKKLGYNFVWASNDEDILSKIDTPDFVVGKSELSLPQLEDVYKKLDEIDKEARDSVGKISDEIQSLTNTAIGIALSTDKKSVERRNEIQAAINQMETKLSSELNGLSIKGSGSYPEFNSKKLSRDITSYLFYKPILYRDTGGEYNFVQGMVYIQVSTQGLLEQIDEATAALHKVILLISLGALSAGLVGAYILSSIITAPIKKLVEHVAMIAATEDKELLAGKDVKLKTKDEIGVLGTTINEMANGLVEAAAASKDLTMGKEIQKMFLPLDLDEAGRKLTSGKTVDDNVEFFGYYEGARGVSGDYFDYIKLDDRYYAIIKCDVAGKGVPAALIMVEVATLFLDYFRDWSYKKQGLKIDQVVSRINDLLESRGFKGRFAAFTLCIMDSISGNVHFCNAGDNVINIYDAALKKMKEVILTEVSAAGVFPTFMIDMKGGFKVETVKLNSGDVLFLYTDGIEEAKRLFRNSKLEPVLCEEPGLEKDAEHETHSVGQDGEELGKPRVCKIIESIFARSSFSLKKWHNPIENEQFDFDFTNLEGTIEDAVIGLVSVEKIFRMYQDPKATERDMVQVDKKIDLFLNKHFRQYQTYCGNRVPNTSYNEYLYYTNVREDQQYDDLTILGIKKK from the coding sequence ATGATTAACGGAAAAAAACATATGAAAAAAATCTTGATTATATTTTTAATGTTCTTATTTTTTGTAAGTTTTTTATCGGCAAAAGAATTTTATTGGGAAAATCCTTCCGTTATAAGCGGCCGAAACGGATACTTTTTAAAGTCCGCTTCAAATGCAAAAATCTCCGCCTCTGTCTGGGAAGAAGCCGTTAGGTCCTCCGATACTGAAGGATTGATATATATTTCGACAGGCGTATATGTAAATAACAAATGGACAATAAATGAAAGAATAATTCCGCCTATTCCTTATACTGCCGATATTCCGTCAATTGCTTCTATCGCTGTTGGAAATGATGACAGTATTTTAATCGCATTGGTAAAAAACCGTAATACTATTACGATTTTAAAAAGTACCGATTACGGTAAAACATATACGGTTAAAAATATTTCCACAGAAATATACGATTTGCTTTCTCCTCAACTATCCGTTGCTTCAAACGGTAAGTATCTTATGTTTGTTTCTCACGGTGCAGATGAAAAGTTTTCTATATTTTATTCTTTATCTGAAGACGGTCTTAATTGGCCGGCTTTTTCGGAGTTTAATTTTGCAAAAAAAATGGATAGGATTTTTCTTCCTGCACATACGGCTTCCGCAAAAAACGATGTTTTGGTTTTTCAAGCCTTGGACAAGAGCGGAGACAGACGTACTTATCAGCTTTTTTCTTCATTTTCCTCCGATGGATGTTCCTCTTGGTCGGAACCTGTAAGGATAACCGATGATTTTGATTCTAATAATCAAAGACCGAATCTCTTATATATTAATTCGCAAAAATCTGTTTTTATTGTTTGGGAACAATCATCTTACCGCAGCGAAAAGAATTCTCCCGCCTATGCAGTTTTAGATAGCAAAGGAAAACTTGCTTCTTCAATTGAAATACTGCCGTCCGGAAATGGAACGATATTTAGTCCCAGAATCATAGCTTATAATAATAAACCTCTTATTGCTTGGTCAGAAACTTATGACGGTAAATCATCGATTTTGATTGCAAGAAAAGAGGATGCAAATTGGAAAACAGACTCTGTTGCATCTATCACCGGCCCCTTGCTTTTTGTAAATCCCTTTTTTGTAAATGGCAATCTTCATATAGTTTGGCAGGAAGGAGTCCGCTCGGCAAAAATAATGCATGCCGAACCTGATCATGAAGTCGCAAAGGCTCAGCTTCAACCTTTGGATTTTGATTCAAAGACTTCAGAGGGAAGACAAAAAATTACAATGAAGATTAAATTTCCCAACGACTCATCAGGTATAGCCGGTTATTCGTATGAGTGGTCAAAAGATGTGCCTCCCAAATCTGTAGAACCTGTAATTAAAAAATTACAAGACGAAACCGTTTTGGTGTATGAGCCTGAAGAAGACGGCTTATGGTATTTGGGCGTTAGAGTTTGCGACTATGCCGGGAATTGGTCGGAGATGACTACTGTTTCTTATGAAAGAGATATAGTTCCTCCTGCAGCTCCTATATTTGATTTATTGGCCTTAGATAAAAAAGGTTTTGTAACATCGAATACATTTGATATTCAATGGAGTCCTCCCGATTTGGATATAGACGGAAAACCTGAAACGGCTATAAACGGTTATATATGGAATCTTTCATATTTAGGTACAGTAGATAAGTTTCTTTTGTACCTAAAAAAAATCGATACCGATTTTATAGATGATGATGTCGTGCAAAAAGTTTTGTCCGATAATTTAAATCTTGAATTAAATACATCAAAAATAAGTTCCGTTTCAAATAAAAGAGAATTTAAAAATTATGAAAACGGTCTTTATGCTTTAACCGTTTCTGCCGTAGATGCTTTTGGAAATATCGGTGCTCCGGCAGTAAAGTATTTTGCTTTAAATAAATACATTCCGTATACTTATGTTGCAGATGTAAATGCAATGCAAGCTTTGGACGGATCTATCTCTCTTTCTCTGGTAGGTAAGGGCTTTGCTGCCGGAGGCGAAGTAACCTCGATCTATGTTGATGCTGACGGCCTTCCTCCTTATGATATGACTATAGAAAAAAAAGATTTTTCTGTTCTTAGTGATAAACTTATATCGAATATAAAAATAAACTATCTGGATCCCGGAAAATACTATGTGGGATTAATGCACTCAGCTCGAGGAGTTTACTTTGCCCAAAAAAACATATCTTTTGATGATATAGGAAATATTAAGCTGGGTGATTATGGAAAGGTCTATAAATATAATTGGCTTCTTTCGGCTATGGATTACGATTTTTCGGATTATTTTTTAATTATTTGCTTTACCGTATTCATTTTACTTATTATGACTCTTTCAATAACGGGAGTTATTTATTCCGTAAAAGAAGCTATAAAAATAAAGTATGAGGTAACTGTTTTATTGCGAGGAGGTGCTATGTCATTTGGAAAAGAAAAAAAACTGTCTGCATTAAAAGTTAGAGGCGGCGGATTAAGGTTAAAGTTTATGATGTTTACAACTACTTTGATAATATCGGTTATTTTAACCTTGGCTCTTCCTTTGGGTTTTCGATTTTCGGAAACACAGGAAAGACTTTTGGCTGAAGGCTTAGCTTCAAATACTCAGGTTTTGCTTGAAAGTTTGAGTTCCGGTGCCAAAGCTTATCTTCCTTCAAAAAATGTATTGGAGCTGGGTTTTTTGCCTTCACAAGTCTCCGCACTTAAAGAAGCAACCTCTGCAACGATAACCGGTGTTCACATTGATAATAAAAAATTAGGCTATAATTTTGTTTGGGCTTCCAATGATGAAGATATTCTTTCTAAAATAGATACTCCCGATTTTGTTGTAGGTAAATCCGAATTGTCATTGCCTCAATTGGAAGATGTATATAAAAAACTTGATGAAATTGATAAGGAAGCAAGAGATAGCGTAGGCAAAATTTCAGATGAAATTCAATCTTTGACAAACACAGCGATTGGAATTGCTTTGAGTACCGATAAAAAATCTGTGGAACGCAGAAACGAAATTCAGGCGGCTATTAATCAAATGGAAACAAAACTTAGTTCCGAACTTAACGGATTGAGTATAAAGGGATCCGGTTCTTATCCCGAATTTAATTCAAAAAAACTTTCAAGGGATATTACAAGCTATCTCTTTTATAAGCCTATTCTGTACAGGGATACAGGAGGAGAATATAATTTTGTTCAAGGTATGGTTTATATTCAGGTTTCTACACAGGGCTTGCTTGAACAGATTGATGAAGCAACAGCTGCACTGCATAAAGTTATATTATTAATTTCATTGGGTGCTCTTTCAGCAGGTTTAGTCGGTGCCTATATTTTGTCTTCGATTATTACGGCTCCTATAAAAAAGCTTGTAGAGCATGTTGCAATGATTGCCGCTACCGAAGACAAGGAGCTCCTTGCAGGTAAAGATGTTAAACTTAAAACAAAGGATGAGATAGGTGTTTTAGGAACAACCATAAACGAAATGGCAAACGGTCTTGTTGAGGCGGCCGCAGCTTCAAAGGATTTGACAATGGGTAAAGAAATTCAAAAAATGTTTTTACCCCTCGATTTAGATGAAGCAGGAAGAAAACTTACATCAGGAAAGACTGTAGACGATAATGTAGAATTCTTCGGTTATTATGAAGGTGCCCGCGGTGTATCGGGAGACTATTTTGATTATATAAAATTGGACGATAGATACTATGCAATTATAAAGTGCGACGTTGCAGGTAAGGGAGTTCCTGCCGCTCTTATAATGGTCGAGGTCGCAACTCTTTTCTTGGACTATTTTAGAGACTGGAGCTATAAAAAGCAGGGACTAAAAATAGATCAGGTTGTATCACGAATAAACGATCTACTGGAATCCAGAGGCTTTAAGGGACGTTTTGCAGCCTTTACCCTTTGTATTATGGATTCGATAAGCGGTAATGTTCATTTTTGTAATGCAGGTGATAATGTTATCAATATTTATGATGCCGCCTTAAAGAAAATGAAAGAAGTTATCTTGACCGAAGTTTCTGCAGCAGGAGTTTTCCCGACTTTTATGATAGATATGAAAGGCGGCTTTAAGGTTGAAACCGTTAAATTAAATTCCGGAGATGTTCTGTTCCTCTACACTGACGGTATTGAAGAAGCCAAACGCTTGTTTAGGAATTCCAAACTGGAGCCTGTTTTATGTGAAGAACCCGGGCTTGAAAAAGATGCCGAACATGAAACTCATAGTGTCGGTCAGGACGGAGAAGAGTTGGGTAAGCCCCGCGTATGCAAGATTATCGAAAGTATCTTTGCCCGAAGTTCTTTTAGCTTAAAAAAATGGCATAACCCGATTGAAAATGAACAATTCGATTTTGATTTTACAAACCTTGAGGGAACAATTGAGGATGCGGTTATAGGCCTTGTTTCAGTCGAAAAAATATTCCGAATGTATCAGGATCCTAAAGCAACCGAAAGAGATATGGTTCAGGTAGATAAAAAAATAGATTTATTTTTAAATAAACATTTTAGGCAATATCAAACTTATTGCGGAAACCGTGTACCCAACACGAGTTATAACGAGTATCTTTATTATACAAATGTACGTGAAGATCAGCAATATGACGATTTAACTATTTTGGGAATTAAGAAGAAATAA
- a CDS encoding UPF0164 family protein — protein sequence MKRIFQAVCISIFLIFSKTGLFCADISNFYSGVSSIFDIFTQRFEGETAFRSLLIPSGGRFEGLGGTFTALSNDISFFDANPAASALLKETELNVLHNSWIADSKLETVGYTQRKNHLGWGTSLRCFYIPFTEYGPLGQKKASGYYSETFLTANIAYNFLAGYDFKGISIGGSLKAGIRATPPFFGNGEAADFDHPENQYKNASQQNGYAVLGDFGIMIRANVTKIFYSDEPNFYFGLSLKNFGPPIRGDIPPSYISLGFAYRPVDFFLFGIDVNQGINIVNIKNSGLPYGSLGFMFSITKYFNLLTGFGIKGGNPRFTLGGEVNLSDVQISANYTLDLSSQVTNISRISIGVKLLLGQDKRDEKLNTVKKLYVQALKEYNNKNYEKAIELWKEILTIDKRYDPAIEGIARAEQQLRLLEEVKKILFLD from the coding sequence ATGAAGAGAATTTTTCAAGCCGTTTGCATAAGTATTTTTCTCATTTTTTCAAAAACAGGCCTTTTTTGTGCAGATATTTCCAATTTTTACTCGGGAGTATCATCAATTTTTGATATATTTACACAAAGATTTGAAGGAGAAACAGCTTTTCGCTCCCTTTTGATTCCCTCAGGAGGCCGCTTTGAAGGTCTTGGAGGTACTTTTACGGCTCTTTCAAACGATATAAGTTTTTTCGATGCAAATCCTGCTGCGAGTGCCCTTTTAAAAGAAACCGAGCTAAATGTTCTGCATAACAGCTGGATAGCGGATTCCAAGCTCGAAACGGTAGGCTATACCCAAAGGAAAAATCATCTTGGCTGGGGAACATCTTTAAGGTGCTTCTACATTCCCTTTACGGAATACGGCCCCTTGGGGCAAAAAAAAGCATCAGGCTACTACAGCGAAACCTTTTTAACCGCAAATATAGCCTATAATTTTCTTGCAGGATACGATTTTAAAGGAATAAGTATTGGGGGGAGCCTAAAAGCAGGAATCAGGGCTACACCTCCTTTTTTCGGAAATGGAGAAGCAGCAGATTTTGATCATCCCGAAAACCAGTATAAAAATGCTTCACAACAAAACGGATATGCTGTTCTTGGCGATTTTGGAATTATGATAAGGGCCAATGTTACAAAAATTTTTTACAGTGATGAGCCTAATTTTTATTTCGGGCTTAGTTTAAAGAACTTCGGTCCCCCCATAAGAGGAGACATTCCTCCTTCATATATTTCTCTAGGCTTTGCATATAGACCGGTAGATTTCTTTTTATTCGGAATAGATGTAAATCAGGGAATAAATATTGTAAATATAAAAAATTCCGGGCTGCCTTATGGGAGTTTAGGATTTATGTTTTCAATCACAAAATATTTTAATCTTCTAACAGGTTTCGGCATTAAGGGAGGAAATCCACGATTTACCTTGGGTGGAGAAGTAAACCTCTCGGACGTTCAAATTTCCGCAAATTATACTTTGGATCTATCCAGTCAGGTTACAAATATCAGCCGAATCAGCATCGGAGTAAAACTTCTTTTAGGACAGGATAAAAGAGATGAAAAACTTAACACCGTAAAAAAGCTATATGTTCAGGCCTTAAAAGAGTACAATAATAAAAACTACGAAAAGGCTATAGAACTTTGGAAAGAAATTTTAACTATAGACAAACGCTATGACCCTGCAATAGAAGGCATAGCCAGAGCCGAACAGCAGCTCCGGCTCTTAGAAGAAGTAAAGAAAATCTTGTTCCTCGATTAA
- a CDS encoding ABC transporter ATP-binding protein has translation MLKVQNLSKYYGSKKTQIVGCKNISFELKTGEITSLLGLNGAGKSSIINCISGYYTPDEGDAFIDSYSVLDNGIEAKKLLGILYEQNPLYSNMTVHDFLYFAGQMHGIEKDKLDAALNEVIDFCEIDEVKNHLIKSLSKGFKQRVGLAQAVLHNPPLIILDEPASGFDSVQVKDFEKKILHIAKEKTILICTHDLRQAAELCSNHILLNKGEIIAAGNLLEIKEQLQAEGCEFDSEINYTVLEKAFEFFAGINKNEFRKNE, from the coding sequence ATGCTCAAGGTACAAAACTTAAGTAAATATTACGGAAGCAAAAAAACTCAGATCGTAGGCTGTAAAAATATTTCGTTTGAACTAAAAACGGGAGAGATAACGTCGCTTTTAGGCTTAAACGGTGCGGGTAAAAGCAGTATCATAAACTGTATTTCAGGTTATTATACACCGGATGAAGGAGATGCTTTTATAGATTCATATTCAGTATTAGATAACGGCATTGAAGCAAAAAAACTTCTAGGTATTCTATATGAACAAAATCCTCTTTATTCGAATATGACGGTTCATGATTTTTTATATTTCGCCGGTCAAATGCACGGAATAGAAAAAGATAAATTGGATGCTGCTTTAAATGAGGTAATCGATTTTTGCGAAATAGATGAAGTAAAAAATCATTTAATTAAAAGTTTGTCCAAGGGGTTTAAGCAACGTGTAGGACTGGCTCAAGCTGTTTTACATAATCCTCCGTTAATTATTTTGGATGAACCCGCTTCAGGTTTTGATTCGGTACAGGTAAAAGATTTTGAAAAAAAAATATTGCATATTGCAAAAGAAAAAACAATTTTAATATGTACACATGATTTAAGACAGGCTGCAGAGCTTTGCTCCAATCATATTTTGCTTAATAAGGGAGAAATAATAGCCGCTGGTAATCTTTTAGAAATAAAAGAGCAGTTGCAGGCAGAGGGCTGTGAGTTTGATTCGGAAATAAATTATACCGTATTGGAAAAAGCCTTTGAATTTTTTGCAGGGATAAACAAAAATGAATTTAGAAAAAACGAATAA
- a CDS encoding DNA topoisomerase IV subunit A, with protein MDYIESLFNKNFLEYASYVIRDRAIPDLEDGLKPVQRRILHSLFEMDDGKFHKVANVIGHCMKYHPHGDASIGNALVVLASKELFIDTQGNFGNIFTGDEASAPRYIECRVNEFAKTIFYNPHITDYTVSYDGRNKEPLAFRAKLPVILAIGAEGIAVGMSTKILPHNILEIIEAEKAFLSGKSFALFPDFPTGGLIDVSEYEDGLGKVLVRAKLDTSDEKRIVIRELPFGSTTESMINSIEAASKAGKVKISEISDYTGENVEIELKLPRGVYSADVVDALYAFTECEQSIPCNLLVIKDNLPVQITVTDIIKYHAKQLMQILKDELEYERSMLTERLHLRTLERIFIEERIYKKIETMKTAEGVINAVIKGFVPFKKELIRDVTEDDVDKLLKIPIRRISLYDINKNREEVREINNRLKEIAKLLKNLKGYAISVLDGIAAKLPAEEFKRKTEITGFTKVDVKEAVTRDTALRYDEETGYLGTSVTTGKEILRVSPYDRIFVLRKSGVYTVMDVPDRVFVDTGMWYCGFAEKEELSKVLFTVIYRDSKTKYAYIKRARVEGYILNRDYLFAPDNTEVLFASTKLKFSFKLNYAPKPRVKKIEEEFKADSFAEKGLKAQGVRLSVREALSAEELSEKKSLIKKAETKKTVKKEAPIKEKKEAVKKAKPEKTSKTVKKEMTSGAQKTSKTGKKKVSDK; from the coding sequence ATGGATTATATTGAAAGTCTTTTTAATAAGAATTTTTTGGAATATGCAAGTTATGTTATCCGCGACAGGGCCATACCCGACCTTGAAGACGGTTTAAAGCCCGTTCAAAGGAGAATTCTACATTCTCTTTTTGAGATGGATGACGGCAAATTTCACAAGGTAGCAAACGTTATCGGGCACTGTATGAAATACCATCCTCACGGAGACGCTTCAATAGGAAACGCCCTCGTGGTTCTTGCTTCAAAAGAGCTTTTTATAGATACGCAAGGAAACTTCGGGAATATTTTTACCGGAGATGAAGCTTCCGCTCCCCGATACATAGAGTGCAGGGTAAACGAATTTGCAAAAACCATCTTTTATAATCCTCACATAACCGATTATACCGTTTCTTATGACGGAAGAAACAAGGAGCCCCTGGCTTTTAGGGCCAAGCTTCCCGTAATCCTCGCTATAGGGGCAGAGGGAATTGCCGTAGGTATGTCTACAAAGATTTTGCCCCATAATATCCTCGAGATAATTGAGGCCGAAAAAGCCTTTTTAAGCGGAAAATCCTTTGCTCTTTTCCCGGACTTTCCTACGGGAGGATTGATAGATGTTTCTGAATATGAAGACGGCTTAGGCAAAGTCTTAGTCAGGGCTAAGCTCGACACCTCCGACGAAAAGAGGATAGTAATAAGGGAGCTCCCCTTCGGAAGCACGACCGAAAGTATGATTAACTCTATCGAGGCCGCTTCAAAGGCCGGAAAGGTTAAGATTTCGGAAATAAGCGACTATACGGGCGAAAATGTCGAGATTGAGTTAAAGCTTCCCAGAGGAGTCTATTCGGCCGATGTGGTAGATGCCCTCTATGCCTTTACCGAATGCGAGCAGTCGATTCCCTGCAATCTTTTGGTTATAAAGGACAATCTTCCGGTTCAAATTACCGTAACCGATATAATAAAATACCACGCCAAGCAGCTGATGCAGATTTTAAAGGACGAGCTCGAATACGAAAGATCCATGCTTACCGAGCGCCTCCACCTGCGCACCCTTGAGCGTATTTTTATCGAAGAACGCATATACAAAAAGATAGAAACTATGAAGACGGCAGAGGGCGTAATCAATGCAGTTATCAAGGGTTTTGTTCCCTTTAAAAAGGAATTAATCCGCGATGTAACCGAAGATGATGTCGATAAATTGCTTAAAATCCCCATCCGCCGCATATCTCTTTACGATATAAATAAAAACCGTGAAGAGGTCAGGGAGATAAATAACCGCTTAAAGGAAATTGCAAAGCTCTTAAAGAATTTAAAGGGCTATGCTATTTCGGTTTTGGACGGAATTGCGGCAAAGCTTCCGGCAGAGGAATTTAAGCGCAAGACCGAGATTACGGGCTTTACAAAGGTTGACGTAAAAGAGGCCGTAACAAGGGATACAGCCCTCCGCTATGATGAAGAAACGGGCTATCTCGGCACCTCCGTTACCACAGGAAAGGAGATTTTACGGGTCAGCCCCTATGACCGCATCTTTGTCTTGAGGAAGAGCGGAGTCTACACCGTAATGGATGTGCCCGACCGAGTCTTTGTCGATACGGGAATGTGGTATTGCGGCTTTGCCGAAAAAGAAGAGCTTTCTAAGGTGCTTTTTACCGTAATTTACCGCGACTCCAAGACAAAGTATGCCTATATAAAGAGGGCAAGGGTAGAAGGCTACATTCTAAACAGGGATTACCTTTTTGCTCCCGACAACACCGAGGTGCTTTTTGCAAGTACTAAGCTTAAATTTTCTTTTAAGCTGAACTACGCACCTAAACCGAGAGTAAAAAAGATAGAAGAAGAATTTAAGGCCGATTCCTTTGCCGAGAAGGGCTTAAAGGCTCAAGGCGTACGCCTTTCGGTACGGGAGGCTCTTTCTGCCGAAGAACTGTCTGAAAAAAAATCCTTGATTAAAAAGGCCGAAACAAAAAAGACGGTTAAAAAGGAAGCTCCTATAAAGGAAAAAAAAGAAGCTGTAAAGAAGGCTAAGCCTGAAAAAACGTCCAAGACCGTCAAAAAAGAGATGACTTCCGGGGCTCAAAAGACTTCAAAGACAGGAAAGAAAAAAGTATCCGATAAATGA